The region TGCGCGCGCTGCTGGCCAAGGAGTTCACCGCCCGCCGCATCGAACGGCTCCGCGACCGCATCCAGCGGGTGGCCGACGCCCTCATCGACTCGATGACGGCCGCCGGCCCGCCGTCCGACCTGGTCGAGGACCTGGCCTTCCCGCTGCCCATGACCCTGATCTGCGAAATCACCGGAGTGCCCGAGCCGGACCAGGCCGCCGTGCGGGCGTGGGCGGACACCGTGTGCTCGGGAAGGGTCACGCCCGAGATCGTCCAGCGGCACGCCGAGGACTTCTTCGGCCGTATGCACGGCTGGATCGAGGCACGGCGCCGCGCCCCCGCGGACGACCTGATCACCGTGCTGGTACGGGCCTGCGACAACGGGGACCTCACGCAGGACGAGCTGACGGGGCTGGCCAACGAACTGCTCATCGGCGGCTTCGTCACCACCACCAACCAGATCGCCAACTTCTTCGCGGTCCTGCTGCTTCCCGGGGAGGCGGGGGCCGGCGGCCCCGACCTGCTGGCGGCCGTCCGGGACCGGCCCGAGCTGATTCCGCGGGCCGTCGAGGAACTCCTGCGCTACGTGCCCCTGCTCAACGGTCTCACCCTGCCGCGCTACGCCACCGAGGACCTCGAACTGGGCGGTGTCCCGGTCCGGGCCGGTGAGGCGGTCGTGGTCTCCCAGGCCGCCGCCAACCACGACCCCAAGGTCTTCTCCTCCCCCGACCGCATCGCCCTGGACCGCCCCGGCACCCCGCACATCAGCTTCGGCCACGGCATCCACTACTGCCTGGGCGCGCACCTGGCACGGCTCGAACTCCAGGTGGCCCTGGAGCGTGTG is a window of Streptomyces sp. NBC_01477 DNA encoding:
- a CDS encoding cytochrome P450 — protein: MTAPPHAAGLSPEPLAYPFWTTEGLGLPDGYRQLRDRPPTRVRLPYGDDAWLATRYDDVRAILSDPRFSLAEALHRDQPRIGPMPRAGGGLIALDAPRHTQLRALLAKEFTARRIERLRDRIQRVADALIDSMTAAGPPSDLVEDLAFPLPMTLICEITGVPEPDQAAVRAWADTVCSGRVTPEIVQRHAEDFFGRMHGWIEARRRAPADDLITVLVRACDNGDLTQDELTGLANELLIGGFVTTTNQIANFFAVLLLPGEAGAGGPDLLAAVRDRPELIPRAVEELLRYVPLLNGLTLPRYATEDLELGGVPVRAGEAVVVSQAAANHDPKVFSSPDRIALDRPGTPHISFGHGIHYCLGAHLARLELQVALERVTTRLPGLRLAAPEADLSWRSKEFFSGLRALPVAW